The stretch of DNA GCTGAGCAAAAACATATCATAAACAAAGGCGGAACCATGCGCCTGGGTGCTTTTGCCTGCAGGCTCAGGGAAGCCACGCTGACACGAAAAATCTACAACCAGGAACTCATCTACGAAAGGCATCGTCACCGCTACGAGTTTAACAGCTCTTATTTAAAGCAGTTTGAAGAAGCCGGTATGATCGCTGCCGGTGTAAATCCAGATAGCGGACTAGTAGAAATTATGGAATTAAAAAATCACCCATGGTTTATTGGCACTCAGTTTCACCCTGAGCTGAAAAGCACTGTTGACAATCCACACCCCTTATTCGTCAGCTTTGTGAAAGCTGCTTTAGACAACAGCCCAAACGCTGCAAAAAAGACCATCCCCGCTGAAACTGCCGTTAACGAAGCTTAACAATGAAAGAATGAGTTGCCTCACGGCAAAATCATTACTTTTGAAATCAGCGAAAGTGCAAACAGCATGTACGGTATTCTATGCCCTGATATCAAGTTTAACCTCTTTCTGATAACCTGTTCGTGAGCGATCGTTTAGTCATTATACCTACCTATAACGAGAAGGAAAATATCACCGCCATCGTCCGGAAGGTGTTTTCGCTGCCACTTGAGTTTCACGTGCTTGTGGTGGACGATCAATCACCTGATGGGACAGCCAATCTGGTGAAAATGCTCATGCCTGAATATCCGGGTAAACTATTTCTGGAAGAGCGCAAAGGAGGCAAACAGGGGCTCGGCACCGCTTACCTTCATGGCTTCAGGTGGGCATTGCAACGCTCCTATCAATATATTTTTGAAATGGATGCCGACTTTTCACATAATCCCGATGATCTGATCCGCCTGTTTAATGCTTGTGCCAATGACAATGTGGATGTAGTCGTGGGTTCCCGCTATGCCAGAGGCGGCAAGATTGTAAATTGGCCTCTGAGCCGGATTCTGCTTTCTTACTTTGCCTCTCTTTACGTTCGGATGATTACCTTCTTACCCTGCAAAGACACTACTGCCGGTTTCGTAGTTTATCGCAGAAAGGTGCTGGAAACAATAGATCTGGATAAAATCCGGTTTGTAGGTTATGCTTTTCAGATTGAAATGAAGTTTACGGCATGGAAGTATGGTTTCAGGATTGCAGAAATCCCCATTACCTTTGTAGACCGTAAGCTGGGAGTTTCTAAAATGAGCCTGGCTATAACAGAGGAAGCTATTAAGGGAGTGTTGCTGTTAAAGATAGACAGTATATGTAGAAAATATAAGCGGAAACAATAAAGACAAATAGCCTTTATTTTTTGCTGAATTTAAAAAATGAACGAAGATGCAAACCCTCCACATGAAAGCAGCACTGATAGCCTGTTGTGCATTGATCATTATCGCTGGATGCCAACGGAAAGGGGTAGCTCCGGCAGCGAGACAAACGACTCAGGAAAATACTGCAGGCCCTGAAAAGAAGGCGCTCCCCGAAAAATCAGCCCCGGTAAGCCGGGATGTGGCAAAGGCGCAGGTGGCCACACAAAAAGCGTCTGTGTTAGATTATAAATTGCTTTATGAACGAGGCACTCAAAAACATAACACAGGAGATTTTCAAGGGGCTATTAAAGACTTCAATCTTTGCATTGAGCTGAATCCGGATTTTGCCGAAGCGTATAACTTCAGAGGCCTGTCCCGTTACAAATCAGGTGATAAAACCGGAGCATGTGATGACTGGAACAAAGCTGCGGAGATGGGCTTATCCGTGGCACAAAACATGCTTGTGCAATACTGCCGCTAAAGACTTTAATCAATGCCCTGCGCTCCCTTTAGTTTGAATCGCACTCTCTCGGAAAATTCAGGAATATCCTTTGGTGGTACTTCAATGCTGATGCTTCTGCCGGGATAAAGAATATCTTTTATCTCATAGGTACTTTCCTTCAGAGGTGTTTCCCTTTTGTCAAGAAACATCACTGTGATTTCAATGTCTTTGTAACGGGCAAACTGGGCTCTATTTGTAGCTTTAATAATCAGATATCTGCGCACCAGAGCGGACTCTTTTCTTTCTGTAAAGCCACCGGATATCTCAATATAAGCCAACGGATTTCCCAGCTCATCGTAAATCAGATTGAGATTAAACTGCTCGGATGCGCGCAGGGCAAACTCAATTTTGGCAATACTATCCCGAAACTTATATCCTTCCTCAAAACCGATGGAATATCCCTGCTTGTAACCTGACGTATCAGCAAATATGGCACCTT from Chitinophagales bacterium encodes:
- a CDS encoding dolichol-phosphate mannosyltransferase, with the protein product MSDRLVIIPTYNEKENITAIVRKVFSLPLEFHVLVVDDQSPDGTANLVKMLMPEYPGKLFLEERKGGKQGLGTAYLHGFRWALQRSYQYIFEMDADFSHNPDDLIRLFNACANDNVDVVVGSRYARGGKIVNWPLSRILLSYFASLYVRMITFLPCKDTTAGFVVYRRKVLETIDLDKIRFVGYAFQIEMKFTAWKYGFRIAEIPITFVDRKLGVSKMSLAITEEAIKGVLLLKIDSICRKYKRKQ